The following proteins are co-located in the Malus sylvestris chromosome 13, drMalSylv7.2, whole genome shotgun sequence genome:
- the LOC126595531 gene encoding eukaryotic translation initiation factor 2 subunit gamma-like, with translation MSRKGLMEQDLSKLDVTKLHPLSPEVISRQATINIGTIGHVAHGKSTVVKAISGVQTVRFKNELERNITIKLGYANAKIYTCEDERCPRPMAYKAYGSGKEDAPLCDVPGFENCRMKLLRHVSFVDCPGHDILMATMLNGAAIMDGALLLIAANESCPQPQTSEHLAAVEIMRLQHIIILQNKVDLIQENVAINQHEAIRKFIQGTVADNAPVVPISAQLKYNIDVVCEYIVKKIPIPERNFISPPNMIVIRSFDVNKPGYEVDEIRGGVAGGSILRGVLKVNQFIEVRPGIVVKDESGNIKCTPIYSRIVSLYAEQNELQFAVPGGLIGVGTTMDPTLTRADRLVGQVLGEVGSLPEVFVELEVNFFLLRRLLGVRTKGSEKQGKVSKLVKGEILMLNIGSMSTGARVLAVRNDLAKLQLTSPVCTSKGEKIALSRRVEKHWRLIGWGQIQAGTTLDIPPCPI, from the exons ATGTCGAGGAAAGGTTTGATGGAGCAAGACCTGAGTAAACTGGATGTAACAAAGTTGCATCCACTCTCGCCTGAAGTTATATCTCGTCAGGCGACTATCAATATCG GTACTATTGGTCATGTGGCACATGGAAAGTCAACAGTTGTAAAAGCAATTTCTGGTGTACAG ACTGTTCGTTTTAAAAATGAGCTGGAGCGCAACATTACTATCAAGCTTGGATATGCCAATGCAAAGATATACACATGTGAAGATGAGCGGTGCCCTCGACCTATGGCCTACAA GGCATATGGAAGTGGAAAGGAAGATGCTCCTCTCTGTGATGTTCCTGGATTTGAGAACTGCAGGATGAAATTGTTGAGACATGTATCTTTTGTAGATTGCCCG GGTCACGATATTCTTATGGCTACTATGCTTAACGGTGCCGCGATTATGGATGGAGCATTGCTTCTCATTGCTGCTAACGAAAGCTGTCCGCAACCACAAACTTCTGAGCATCTGGCTGCTGTTGAAATTATGCGTCTTCAACATATTATTATCCTTCAGAATAAAGTTGATCTCATTCAGGAGAATGTGGCCATCAACCAACATGAGGCAATCAGGAAGTTTATTCAG GGAACTGTAGCTGATAATGCACCAGTGGTGCCAATTTCTGCACAGTTGAAGTATAATATTGATGTGGTGTGTGAATACATTGTAAAAAAGATCCCCATTCCAGAAAGGAACTTTATCTCACCTCCCAATATGATTGTTATACGTTCTTTTGACGTCAATAAACCTGGGTACGAGGTTGATGAGATTAGAGGTGGTGTAGCTGGTGGAAGTATCCTCAGG GGTGTTCTGAAAGTGAACCAATTTATCGAGGTTCGTCCTGGGATTGTTGTTAAAGACGAGAGTGGAAACATCAAGTGCACACCAATATATTCTAGAATTGTCTCATTGTATGCTGAGCAAAATGAGTTGCAATTTGCGGTGCCAGGAGGTCTTATTGGTGTTGGGACAACCATGGATCCCACTTTGACACGTGCTGATAGATTAGTTGGTCAAGTTCTTGGTGAAGTCGGGTCACTCCCTGAAGTATTTGTTGAGCTTGAG GTCAACTTCTTCTTGTTGAGAAGGCTTCTGGGGGTCAGGACAAAGGGATCCGAGAAGCAGGGAAAGGTTTCAAAGCTGGTCAAGGGGGAGATCCTCATGTTGAATATAGGATCCATGTCTACAGGGGCTAGGGTTCTTGCTGTAAGGAACGATTTGGCAAAGTTGCAACTCACGTCTCCAGTTTGCACCAGCAAAGGAGAGAAAATTGCGCTCAGTCGACGAGTTGAGAAGCACTGGCGTCTTATTGGCTGGGGTCAGATTCAAGCTGGAACTACCCTTGATATCCCACCGTGCCCAATTTGA
- the LOC126595532 gene encoding UDP-glucuronic acid decarboxylase 4-like, with protein MASSSDNLSLVHRTHHNQQNDDQSHPFLEPQTNHKPPHSSTNPIRYMLREQRFIFVLIGVAIAVFFFTTFLASNPLLESVHDPGLESGLGSDRPGIDLPANPTRRVLLETWNVGGKVPLGVRKKNMRIVVTGGAGFVGSHLVDRLIARGDSVIVLDNFFTGRKENLAHHFGNPKFELIRHDVVEPILLEVDQIYHLACPASPVHYKFNPVKTIKTNVVGTLNMLGLAKRVGARFLLTSTSEVYGDPLQHPQVESYWGNVNPIGVRSCYDEGKRTAETLTMDYHRGLGIEVRIARIFNTYGPRMCIDDGRVVSNFVAQALRKEPLTVYGDGKQTRSFQYVSDLVEGLMRLMEGNHVGPFNLGNPGEFTMLELAQVVQDTIDPNAKIEFRPNTEDDPHKRKPDISKAKELLGWEPTVSLRKGLPLMVTDLRQRIFGDSKDRDAGSAM; from the exons ATGGCCAGCAGCTCCGATAATCTGTCATTAGTTCACAGAACCCACCATAATCAACAAAATGACGACCAATCACATCCCTTTCTCGAACCACAAACCAACCACAAGCCTCCCCATTCCTCCACCAACCCCATTCGATACATGCTCCGCGAGCAGCGTTTTATCTTCGTCCTCATTGGCGTCGCCATCGCTGTTTTCTTCTTCACCACCTTCCTGGCATCGAACCCACTATTGGAATCCGTTCACGACCCTGGTCTCGAATCCGGATTAGGTTCTGATCGGCCGGGTATTGATCTCCCGGCCAACCCTACCCGGAGGGTGCTGTTGGAGACGTGGAATGTGGGAGGGAAGGTGCCGCTGGGGGTGAGGAAGAAGAACATGAGGATTGTTGTGACGGGTGGGGCCGGGTTCGTGGGGAGCCACCTCGTGGACCGTCTGATCGCGAGAGGGGACAGCGTGATCGTGCTGGATAATTTTTTTACCGGGAGGAAGGAGAACTTGGCGCACCACTTCGGGAACCCGAAGTTCGAGCTGATTCGACACGACGTGGTCGAGCCGATATTGTTGGAGGTTGACCAGATCTACCACCTCGCTTGCCCGGCATCCCCGGTGCATTACAAGTTCAATCCGGTCAAGACAATTA AGACAAATGTGGTGGGAACACTGAACATGCTTGGACTGGCAAAAAGGGTTGGTGCACGCTTCTTGCTGACAAGCACCAGTGAGGTTTACGGTGACCCCTTGCAGCACCCTCAGGTCGAGTCCTACTGGGGTAATGTCAACCCCATCG GTGTAAGGAGCTGCTACGATGAGGGAAAACGCACAGCAGAGACTCTGACCATGGACTACCACAGAGGCCTTGGCATTGAG GTGAGGATTGCTCGGATTTTCAACACTTATGGACCGCGTATGTGCATCGATGATGGTCGTGTTGTTAGCAATTTCGTAGCTCAG GCATTAAGGAAGGAGCCATTGACAGTTTATGGAGATGGCAAGCAAACCCGAAGTTTCCAATACGTTTCTGACTTG GTCGAGGGTCTAATGCGGCTGATGGAAGGAAATCATGTAGGCCCTTTCAACCTCGGCAACCCTGGCGAATTCACCATGCTAGAACTTGCCCAG GTTGTGCAAGACACAATAGATCCAAATGCAAAGATAGAGTTCAGGCCCAACACAGAGGACGACCCACACAAGAGGAAGCCGGACATTTCCAAGGCTAAGGAGCTTCTGGGGTGGGAGCCCACCGTGTCCCTCCGCAAGGGGCTGCCGCTCATGGTTACAGACTTGAGGCAGCGTATTTTTGGTGACTCTAAGGATAGAGATGCAGGCTCCGCTATGTAA
- the LOC126595533 gene encoding phylloplanin-like has protein sequence MAFKATLFVFLLVAAVAIVLIPMAEAQLGLISGLLGLIRIQGTLFCTPNGNVGTGGATATPVFSNATVQLLCGTAGNVISTVTTNGSGIFSILLDPLQFLLNSLLSDCKLLVRTPLSACNSSLSGLTGLLSSPLQFIGNTIAGLLSIVNIIPVGFNLINN, from the exons ATGGCTTTCAAAGCAACCCTCTTTGTGTTCCTCTTGGTTGCTGCAGTGGCGATAGTACTAATTCCAATGGCAGAAGCTCAACTTGGGCTCATCAGCGGCCTCCTTGGTCTCATTCGCATACAAGGAACTCTATTCTGCACTCCCAACGGTAATGTGGGTACCGGTGGTGCTACCGCTACCCCAGTATTCTCAA ATGCTACTGTTCAACTGTTGTGTGGAACTGCGGGGAATGTGATTTCAACTGTGACAACTAATGGTAGCGGAATCTTTTCAATCTTGTTGGACCCTCTCCAGTTTCTTCTCAATTCACTACTGTCGGATTGCAAGCTGCTGGTTAGGACACCGCTGTCCGCCTGCAACTCAAGTCTATCCGGGTTGACCGGCCTTCTCTCATCACCGTTGCAGTTTATCGGAAATACCATCGCTGGCCTCCTCAGCATCGTCAACATCATTCCAGTCGGCTTCAACCTCATAAATAATTAA